The genomic segment CGAAAACATAACGCCAATGACAGTGCATATCGATGATCATACCACCACCATCTTCTTCGCGGTAGTTCCAGCTTGGACGCTGAACAGGCTGATCTTCTACTTTACCATCAAATACCCAGTAACCGAAGTCACCTTTGATAGAGAGGATGTCGCCAAAGAAACCTTGTTCTTTGAGCATAGAGAACTTACGGAGTCCAGGCAACCAAAGTTTATCTTGAACAACGCCATTTTTAAGTCCTGCTTCAGTACAAAGTGTGTAGAGGTAGAGTGCTTCATCAGTAGTGATTGCCGTTGGCTTTTCGCAGTAGATTGCTTTGCCAGCTTTCACAGCCATTTCAACGAACTTACGACGGAATTGAGTTCCTGAAGAGTCAAAGAAAATTTTGTAGTAGGGATCATCGAGAACGGACTGAAGATCAGTTGTGAACTTTTCGACGCCGTACTTTTCAGCTAGAGCTTTGATTTTGTTTTCGTTACGACCTGTAAGAACGGGATCAGGCATAAGAGTGAGATCGTTATTGATCTTGATACCACCTTCCTGCATAATAGCGTGAATAGAACGCTCTAAGTGTTGGTTAGTACCCATACGGCCAGTGACGCCGTTCATGATGATTCCGATTTTTCTGATTTCCATGGTGTTATCCTTGTAGTTTTTTATTTATTCTTTAGTAAAATTGTATGTAGTTCACATTTCAGTGTGAGTTTTGCTTTTTGAGTGCCAAGCAGGAGCTTGGCGTTCCCGGGTTTTCGTTCCCATTTTAGCTGTGAGTTAATTAGATGACCTGAAATTTTCACCTGTTACCTGAAAGCTTTTACCTGTCACCTTTTCTTAATATTTAAGTTGCTTGTAGGATTCGATGATCTTATTGAGATATTCTTTTTGATCCATTGCCCAATAGCGATTAGAGAAAATTTCGACTTCGTGGAAGCCATCAAATCCGGCTTCGCCAACCCATTCACTTATGCGATCAACGGGAATAATGCCTTCTCCCATTAGCCCACGGTCATTGAGCATATCTTCGGCATTCGTTTTCCAATCACAGATATGGTAAGAAAAGAGATTGCCGTTTTTTCCACAGCGCAATAATTCGCTTCTCAAGTGCTCTTCCCAATAGAGGTGAAAGACATCGACTGTAACGCCTACGTGAGAGTGATTAAGGCCTTCAGCGAGTTCATTAGCTGAACGCATCGAACTAATTGAGGAGCGCGTATCTGCATACATGGGGTGAAGGGGTTCAATACCAAGTTTGACCCCAGCTTGTTCAGCATGAGGTAGTAGGGCGGCAATTCCATCGCGAATTTGTTGGATGTTTTGTTCAACAGTTTGGCCTGGACTTGCACCACAGACTAAAACGACGAGTGGGGCGTCAATTGCTTGCGCTTCATCAATAATGATTTTGTTTTCATCAATCGCCGCTTGACGATCACCTTGACTTTCACCAGTGAAAAAGCCACCACGTACTAAGGAAACTGGTTTTAAGCCCGAGTTCTTGATGTCGCGATTCACTTGCTGTAAATCTTTACCTTCAATTACGTTGCGCCAGACGGATATACCACCAATGCCAGCTTGTTCATAATTGCTAAGACATTCATCTAAAGTCCATGGCTTATTGGTCATGGTATGAATGCATAATTTACTGAGATCTTTCTGAGACATTTGTGCAATCCTTATTCGTTATTTATTGCGTGCAATAATTAATTATATTTGCATGCAATAAAAAAACAAATGTATTTCACGAAAATTTTAACAAATATTTAAAATTAAGCTGGGATGAGACGAGAAATATAATTGGCGGATTTACCATTAAAGAACATATTTGAATAAATACATTATTTTATTTCATAGAAAAGTTGCATAAAAAAAGACTGCCAATTAAGGCAGCCTTTTGAAGCTTTGATGAAATAGCAAGGTATTGAGTCGCCTGGTTAAGGATTGGCAAATCCTTACAGGGGAACTCGAGGGGGCAGTGTCCCGCTCGTATGAACTAGCGTATGCTCGTTAAATTATATCTAAAGAATCACTTCTTTTTAATGTCTGTGGGTTTATGTGGGTTCTTGGTTTGGATCATTTTACCTGCAGGGTCGTGAATGAGGTTTAGGTCTTTATCTGAATCAAGTTCCATCAAACGAGCTGGGTAGCTATCTTTGCGAATACCAAAACTCTCGCGGCGGGTATCGAAGGGCTTGAAGCCCAACTTGAGTGCCGGTGAATCTGGGCTGAGGGTGAAGTCGCCATTTGCGGGGTCCGCAAAAAGTGGGTCGGCGATGAGGCTCTCATCATTGGCGCCCTTCTTTTTGTGGCGCGCAATACCTTTTTCAGCATCAGCAAAGAAGTAGACATTATCTTTAAAAGTGGATTCCTCGAGAATACCGCCATAGCGTTTGGCATCGACGACAATATTGCGGATAAACTGCGCGTCTACAAAGCTCTCTTGCTTGGGGTAAGGACGGTTAGTGATCATTTGCCCAACATTATAAACGATGTTGTTGATGAAGTTATTGCGATCCTTAAGAACGAAGGCACGACCGTGAACATTATTCATCACAATGTTATTCATGATCAGTGTATCGCGTTGCCAGTCATCAGTACGAATACCCACGAGATTGTGACGAACGAGATCACGAACCATGTTGTGACGAACGATATTGCCTTTTCCCGCGCCAGATATATTGAGTGCTGAGCCATCATTGAGGCGACGGAGTGCATTGATGATGAGGTTATCTTCAACGAGGTTATTGCGAGCGTGGAGGAAAGGCGCACAGCGTTCAGCATAGACGCGATTATCATTTAGATTAAGATCTTCACCGAGGAAGTCTTTAATCTCATGCCAACGAATTGTTTGGCAGCCTTCATCCCACCATTTTTCGGGAGCCATGAACATTTGACAGCGCACACCACAGAGGCCAATACCCTTGCGTGGGACATCGTGAATGGTGTTATTAATAATTTTATTATTACCTGATTGCCAAGCAAAAATGCCGTGGCCATTCCAAATGATTTCGCCAACGTGATGAATGATATTATTGCGAATGAGGTTGTTGCGATTCACATCTTTAGTTCCGGGACCGTAACCACAGAGTAGGATGCCCATGTGACCCGTGTAGGAAATAAGGTTATTATTGATGTCGTTGTTTTGCGCGTGGAGGTCGAGGCGCAGGGCTGAACCACCCGTTGCAGTGAAATGACATTCGCTCACATCGCAATTCTCTGTGCCGCGGAAGCGTACGAGAGCATTATCGAAGTCGAAAGTATCCCAGTCGTGTTGAATGCCCCAGCCCTTACGATCTTTGTACCAATCTCCGCGCTTGGCGTGTTTAAAAGTGATACCTTTAAAAGCAATATTGCGAACGGGTGTATCAACCGGACCTTCATAGTCAATATCACCCTCGACTTTAACGAGAACATCGAGTGAGGGGAAAGTCATTTTGCCCGGCTTATCACCCTTAGGCCAATAATAAACTTTGCCCGTCTTGGTGTTTGTCGCCCAATTGCCTGGCTCGGAAATGAAGTCGACGCTATTTTCTAGCCAGTTGGTACAGAAATTCTTTTTGCCGTAGGCCGCTGCGTTGGCATGGAAAGTCATAGTTAAGTAGCGTTCTTTGACGTTGATTTCTTTGAGTTGAATCAGCGACATGGTCCAAGGCACGGGAACCAGTGCACATTCAATATCCTCAACATTCTCCCATTGACGGAAGATATGATCGTACTTGGCATCCCAAGGAACTTTTTTGCAGGTCCAAAGATCTTTTTCATGGAGTGGACCCAGTGAATCGGCACGTTCGTGATCATAAGGCTCACCCAAGAAGCTCTCAGAATTGGAACGCGGCTGCCAAACATCACCATCAAAGAGCACGCGCGGGTTTTTAATTCCTGCAGGAATATCTGCCACCCAAACTTTACCCTGAGCCTTTTTATTGAGGTGAGGAATATTGGAAGCTTTTTTCCATGCACTGATTGCAGTAGCTGAACTCAGTACAGGGACTTCGTTTTTATAGGCGGCATAAGTCGTTTTGAAGCCATCCAAAGCACTGTCTTGTGTGTTGAGTACAAAAGTCTTGGAGAGCTTATAATGACCCCCACGCAGGTAGACATTGATATCCTCTTGTTTTTCTTGGAGAGATAGTGAGCGAATTGAATCTCGAGCTTGCTCTAAACTGGCAAAAGGTTTGGCTAAAGTACCTGGGTTGCTATCTGAACCCTGCGGCGAGATGAAGTAGTCTTTAGCTTGTAGGCCAATTGAAAGGCCGAGCCCCATTAAGCCAAAAGCTAAACGATTGAGTTTACTTTTTGTCATGTGAATCCTTATTTTGATTAATGTATGAATCAATACAAAGCAAAGACGGAGCTTTTAACTCGGATTAGACATTCTAATAATTTTTATTTGTAATTTTATCAAGATCGCTACGCTGAAAGACCAGTCACTTCGTTCCTTGTAAGATCGGCTACGCCTGCAGATCGTTCGCAAGCTCACTGCAGTGAGATGAAAGTGGACAGTTATCAGGTTTCAGTTGGCAGATAAAAAATGTTTTTGTTGCTGGGAGCGCAGGCATCCTGCCTGCATAATCATTAAAGTTGGCAGTTATCAGATCGCTCATTTCATTTGCTGCAGATCGTTCGCAGGCTCACTGCAGTTAAGGGAAGTTTTGAAACCATTTAAAGTTTATAATTCAAAATTAAGTATGCCCGGCGATGGCTGGCAAGCCTCGCAGGGAAGGGGACTGCGTCCTTAGAGTTCAGATTTATGTCTAAGTCTAACTTTTCTCGCTAAGGCGCCAAGACATTAAGTTTTTGTTTGGATTTTGTGGGTGTTTATCACGCAGAGTCGCTGGGGCGCAGAGGAAAGGAAGTTACAAGATCGCTCATTTCATTCGCTGCAGATCGGCTTCGCCTGCAGATCGTTCGCAGGCTCACTGCAGTTAAGGGAAGTTTTGAAAGCATTCAAAATTTAAAATTTATAATTCAAATTAAGTATGCCCGTCGATGGCTGGCAAGCCTCGCAGGGAAGGGGACTGCGTCCCTAGACTTCTGATCAGAGATTTCTTTTGATTCCTAGATCATCTGAAATGTTTTCATTCGTAATGAGTCCACATACGTAGGACTTTGATTGTGTGTTGATTTTCGATGACTTCGTAGACCAAGCGATGTTGAATATTGATTCGTCGTGAATAAGCACCACTCAAATCCCCAATTAGTTTTTCATAGGGTGGGGGAGTTTTATAGGGATCTTCTTTAATGAGATCAATGAGTTTTAAAATTTTATCTTTTAGTCCAGAGCTAGCGGCCTTTTTAGCGTCTTTTTGAGCATGTTTTGTGTAAACAATTTCCCAGCTCACCAATCAAGTTCCTCGCTGCACTCGGCGACTGAAGTTTCTAAACCATCTTTTATGGATTCAGTAATGCCCGCAATAGATGTCAGCATTAATGTTTCCTGAATTGAGCTCCAATCTTCTTCTGAAATTAATACGGCGGAATGCCTTTTTCCCGTTATA from the Lentisphaera araneosa HTCC2155 genome contains:
- a CDS encoding type II toxin-antitoxin system Phd/YefM family antitoxin: MKTISVTKARTNLYKLVDAVHESHDPIHITGKRHSAVLISEEDWSSIQETLMLTSIAGITESIKDGLETSVAECSEELDW
- a CDS encoding Gfo/Idh/MocA family protein, whose translation is MEIRKIGIIMNGVTGRMGTNQHLERSIHAIMQEGGIKINNDLTLMPDPVLTGRNENKIKALAEKYGVEKFTTDLQSVLDDPYYKIFFDSSGTQFRRKFVEMAVKAGKAIYCEKPTAITTDEALYLYTLCTEAGLKNGVVQDKLWLPGLRKFSMLKEQGFFGDILSIKGDFGYWVFDGKVEDQPVQRPSWNYREEDGGGMIIDMHCHWRYVFDNLFGEVKSVSCRAATILDERVDENGETYKCTADDTAYATFELENGMHIQMISSWNTRVRKDDLLTIQVDGTHGSAIVGLRKCLVQPHSITPKAVWNPDIDSPINYLDQWHEVPDAGFYDNAFKIQWEKFIRHVELDEDFRWSLLEGAKGVQLAELSLDSHKERRWVDVPELG
- a CDS encoding right-handed parallel beta-helix repeat-containing protein, whose amino-acid sequence is MTKSKLNRLAFGLMGLGLSIGLQAKDYFISPQGSDSNPGTLAKPFASLEQARDSIRSLSLQEKQEDINVYLRGGHYKLSKTFVLNTQDSALDGFKTTYAAYKNEVPVLSSATAISAWKKASNIPHLNKKAQGKVWVADIPAGIKNPRVLFDGDVWQPRSNSESFLGEPYDHERADSLGPLHEKDLWTCKKVPWDAKYDHIFRQWENVEDIECALVPVPWTMSLIQLKEINVKERYLTMTFHANAAAYGKKNFCTNWLENSVDFISEPGNWATNTKTGKVYYWPKGDKPGKMTFPSLDVLVKVEGDIDYEGPVDTPVRNIAFKGITFKHAKRGDWYKDRKGWGIQHDWDTFDFDNALVRFRGTENCDVSECHFTATGGSALRLDLHAQNNDINNNLISYTGHMGILLCGYGPGTKDVNRNNLIRNNIIHHVGEIIWNGHGIFAWQSGNNKIINNTIHDVPRKGIGLCGVRCQMFMAPEKWWDEGCQTIRWHEIKDFLGEDLNLNDNRVYAERCAPFLHARNNLVEDNLIINALRRLNDGSALNISGAGKGNIVRHNMVRDLVRHNLVGIRTDDWQRDTLIMNNIVMNNVHGRAFVLKDRNNFINNIVYNVGQMITNRPYPKQESFVDAQFIRNIVVDAKRYGGILEESTFKDNVYFFADAEKGIARHKKKGANDESLIADPLFADPANGDFTLSPDSPALKLGFKPFDTRRESFGIRKDSYPARLMELDSDKDLNLIHDPAGKMIQTKNPHKPTDIKKK
- a CDS encoding sugar phosphate isomerase/epimerase family protein, which produces MSQKDLSKLCIHTMTNKPWTLDECLSNYEQAGIGGISVWRNVIEGKDLQQVNRDIKNSGLKPVSLVRGGFFTGESQGDRQAAIDENKIIIDEAQAIDAPLVVLVCGASPGQTVEQNIQQIRDGIAALLPHAEQAGVKLGIEPLHPMYADTRSSISSMRSANELAEGLNHSHVGVTVDVFHLYWEEHLRSELLRCGKNGNLFSYHICDWKTNAEDMLNDRGLMGEGIIPVDRISEWVGEAGFDGFHEVEIFSNRYWAMDQKEYLNKIIESYKQLKY
- a CDS encoding Txe/YoeB family addiction module toxin, producing MSWEIVYTKHAQKDAKKAASSGLKDKILKLIDLIKEDPYKTPPPYEKLIGDLSGAYSRRINIQHRLVYEVIENQHTIKVLRMWTHYE